A single window of Pontibacillus chungwhensis DNA harbors:
- the hemB gene encoding porphobilinogen synthase has protein sequence MKDLQFKRHRRLRTTESMRSLVRETHLNKEDLIFPIFVVEGENIKNEVSSMPGVYQVSLDYLTAEMQELEDLGIRSVILFGVPHEKDETGSQAYCETGIVQKAIRQVKEDVPSLTVVADTCLCQYTDHGHCGVVRDGEIVNDESLELIVETAVSQAKAGADIIAPSNMMDGFVAAIRRGLDEAGFVNTPIMSYAVKYASSFYGPFRDAAHSSPQFGDRRAYQMDPANRLEAIREAQSDVEEGADFLIVKPALAYLDIMREVKDRYPLPVVAYNVSGEYSMIKAAAQNGWVNEKEIVLEKLTSMKRAGADLIITYFAKDVARYLSES, from the coding sequence ATGAAAGACTTACAGTTTAAACGTCATCGTCGTCTTCGTACAACTGAATCCATGCGTTCATTAGTACGTGAGACCCATTTAAATAAAGAGGATTTAATTTTTCCGATATTTGTAGTAGAAGGGGAAAACATAAAGAATGAAGTATCCTCGATGCCAGGTGTGTATCAAGTTTCCCTGGATTATTTAACGGCTGAGATGCAAGAATTAGAAGACTTAGGCATTCGTTCTGTCATTCTTTTTGGGGTACCCCATGAAAAAGATGAGACAGGCTCACAAGCCTATTGCGAAACAGGCATTGTTCAAAAAGCGATCCGTCAGGTCAAAGAAGATGTGCCAAGTTTAACGGTTGTAGCGGATACATGTCTTTGCCAGTACACAGACCACGGACATTGCGGTGTCGTGCGTGATGGAGAAATTGTGAATGATGAATCTCTTGAACTAATTGTAGAAACGGCAGTGAGTCAAGCGAAAGCTGGCGCAGATATCATTGCTCCTTCTAATATGATGGATGGATTTGTTGCTGCCATTCGCCGCGGATTAGATGAAGCTGGATTCGTAAATACACCTATTATGTCTTATGCAGTGAAATATGCTTCTTCATTTTACGGACCGTTCCGTGATGCGGCTCATAGCTCGCCTCAATTTGGCGATCGTCGTGCGTACCAAATGGATCCCGCTAATCGTCTTGAGGCCATTCGTGAGGCTCAGTCTGATGTGGAAGAAGGAGCAGACTTCCTTATTGTGAAGCCAGCGCTTGCCTATTTGGATATCATGAGAGAAGTAAAGGACCGCTATCCTTTACCTGTAGTGGCCTATAACGTAAGTGGAGAATATTCCATGATTAAAGCGGCTGCACAGAATGGTTGGGTCAATGAAAAAGAAATCGTACTAGAAAAGTTAACATCAATGAAACGAGCAGGAGCAGATTTAATTATTACGTATTTTGCTAAAGACGTTGCTCGTTACTTGTCTGAATCATAA
- a CDS encoding uroporphyrinogen-III synthase — protein sequence MDPLKGRKILVTRASEQAASFTRCIEQKSGISIEIPLLYFTSVPSEENRRVLERLHTFNWLLFTSSNGVHFFMELCERYHIPKHAFKDKQIATVGMKTAKALADYDLSPHFMPDTYTGEALGAAFLQEKGSGPVLVVQGNLARQKVVEIIQPYYDVETAIMYETRVNVKMEEALNKAIQNNQLDALTFTSPSTVQAFTQLLKPSLFEHVRSTLCLCIGSTTEKEAEQAGFTRRCVPEHQTVEGMCEALERYFHEKGIDD from the coding sequence ATGGATCCTTTAAAAGGGAGAAAGATTCTTGTAACACGAGCTTCGGAGCAAGCGGCTTCTTTTACAAGGTGTATTGAACAAAAGAGCGGGATTTCAATCGAAATTCCGCTTCTTTATTTTACAAGTGTTCCCTCTGAGGAGAATAGAAGAGTATTAGAGCGCCTACACACGTTTAACTGGCTTCTATTTACGAGTTCGAACGGCGTTCATTTTTTTATGGAGTTATGTGAGCGTTACCATATTCCAAAGCATGCCTTTAAAGATAAGCAGATTGCGACAGTAGGAATGAAAACAGCCAAGGCATTAGCTGATTATGATCTGAGTCCCCATTTCATGCCTGATACATATACAGGGGAAGCGCTCGGTGCGGCTTTCTTACAAGAAAAGGGCAGTGGACCAGTTTTAGTTGTTCAGGGTAATTTAGCCCGTCAGAAGGTCGTTGAGATCATTCAACCCTACTATGATGTAGAAACAGCAATTATGTATGAGACGCGTGTAAATGTTAAAATGGAAGAGGCTTTAAATAAAGCAATACAAAACAATCAATTAGATGCCTTAACCTTTACGAGCCCTTCAACTGTACAAGCTTTTACCCAACTTCTTAAACCTTCCTTGTTCGAGCATGTGCGCTCGACATTGTGCCTGTGTATTGGTTCCACTACAGAGAAGGAAGCTGAACAAGCTGGGTTTACTCGGCGATGCGTACCCGAGCATCAAACGGTGGAGGGCATGTGTGAAGCGCTAGAGAGATATTTTCATGAGAAAGGAATAGATGATTAA
- the hemC gene encoding hydroxymethylbilane synthase — protein MRKIVIGSRKSQLALTQTDWVIEKLKEIAPENEYEVKKIVTKGDQILDVTLSKVGGKGLFVKEIEQAMYDKEIDMAVHSMKDMPAETPEGLTIGCIPIREDHRDAYIANDNVAFRDLPEGSIVGTSSLRRAAQVLAARPDLQIKSIRGNIDTRLRKLKEEDFDAIVLATAGLKRMGWSDDVITEYLEPDVCVPAVGQGALAIECREDDQEIRDLMDQLNHAYTHRTVMAERTFLDLLNGGCQVPIGGYAYLEGDDIILTAMVGTPDGETILKEEVRGQDPYEVGREAADKIKARGGAEIIETVREELDQ, from the coding sequence ATGCGCAAAATCGTAATCGGAAGCAGAAAGAGCCAATTGGCTTTAACCCAGACCGATTGGGTTATTGAGAAATTAAAAGAGATTGCACCAGAAAATGAATACGAAGTGAAAAAGATTGTGACCAAAGGGGACCAAATCTTAGACGTTACCCTCTCTAAGGTCGGTGGCAAAGGCTTATTTGTTAAAGAAATTGAGCAAGCTATGTATGACAAAGAAATTGATATGGCTGTTCACAGTATGAAGGACATGCCAGCTGAAACGCCTGAAGGGCTAACGATTGGATGTATCCCGATTCGTGAAGACCACCGTGATGCTTATATCGCCAATGATAATGTAGCCTTTCGCGATCTTCCTGAAGGGTCAATAGTTGGGACAAGTAGTCTGCGTCGTGCTGCCCAAGTGCTAGCAGCAAGACCCGACTTACAGATCAAGTCCATTCGAGGCAATATTGATACGCGACTACGTAAGTTAAAAGAAGAAGATTTCGATGCGATCGTCCTTGCTACAGCAGGTCTTAAACGTATGGGTTGGTCTGATGATGTCATCACTGAATATTTAGAGCCAGATGTTTGTGTGCCGGCTGTTGGCCAAGGGGCACTTGCGATTGAATGCCGGGAAGACGATCAGGAAATCCGTGATCTAATGGATCAGCTGAATCACGCTTATACTCACCGTACGGTTATGGCTGAGCGTACTTTCTTAGATTTATTAAATGGGGGCTGCCAGGTTCCGATTGGCGGTTACGCTTACTTAGAAGGAGACGACATTATCCTAACGGCTATGGTCGGTACTCCAGATGGGGAAACGATCCTAAAAGAAGAAGTTCGCGGTCAGGACCCTTATGAAGTTGGGCGAGAAGCAGCAGATAAGATCAAAGCCCGCGGTGGAGCGGAGATTATTGAGACTGTAAGAGAAGAGCTCGATCAGTAA
- a CDS encoding cytochrome c biogenesis protein yields MFDLKWLYELIIVIYCLSLIGYFIDFIQNNRKANRAAFWLLSMVWVLQTFFLLGQTLLESHFPIVTIYDGLYFYAWILVTFSLILNRLFRVDFFIFFTNVLGFFMMMLHIFTRAQYDATEKAMRLVSELLATHITLAIISYGFFTFSCIFSFMYLLQYRLLKEKKWNKRLLRLGDLGKLDTFSYVAVILGVPLLLIAIILGLVWGYTSGDEFYWYDSKTLGSFVMLLIYLVYLFLRVVKGYQGRTMAFYNTGAFLFLLVNFFLFSSLSNFHF; encoded by the coding sequence ATGTTCGATCTTAAATGGTTATATGAACTAATTATTGTGATATATTGCCTGAGTTTAATCGGGTATTTTATAGATTTTATTCAAAATAACCGGAAGGCAAACCGCGCTGCCTTCTGGTTACTTTCTATGGTTTGGGTTTTACAAACCTTTTTTTTATTAGGACAAACGTTATTAGAATCCCATTTTCCAATTGTGACCATCTATGATGGCTTATACTTTTACGCATGGATCTTAGTGACCTTTTCACTTATACTGAATCGCCTCTTTCGGGTTGATTTCTTTATCTTCTTCACGAATGTATTAGGGTTCTTTATGATGATGCTTCATATCTTTACCCGGGCTCAGTATGACGCTACGGAAAAGGCGATGCGGTTGGTTAGCGAGTTGTTGGCAACGCACATTACGTTAGCGATCATCTCCTATGGATTTTTTACATTTTCTTGTATTTTCTCATTCATGTACTTATTACAATATCGACTGCTCAAGGAAAAGAAGTGGAATAAAAGATTGCTACGCTTAGGTGATTTAGGGAAACTGGATACGTTTTCTTATGTAGCTGTTATACTTGGAGTGCCGCTCTTATTAATAGCTATTATTCTAGGGCTCGTATGGGGATATACGTCAGGGGACGAATTCTACTGGTATGATTCTAAAACATTAGGTTCGTTTGTGATGTTACTTATTTATCTTGTCTATTTATTCCTTCGAGTTGTAAAAGGGTATCAAGGCCGAACGATGGCTTTTTATAACACAGGAGCTTTTCTATTCTTATTAGTGAATTTCTTCTTGTTTAGCTCCCTATCAAATTTTCACTTTTAA